The following are encoded together in the Acinetobacter radioresistens DSM 6976 = NBRC 102413 = CIP 103788 genome:
- a CDS encoding phospholipase A, giving the protein MSFKAFERPSLQLGILAILGVVVVSTSHAEDPAAAKPASAQACVGLASNADRLACYDALFVVPEAEKPLVVAQRKAVEDPKIDPNVSLLDRRWELSPESKLGTWNIRAHQPVYLLPAYWTSDKNETPSSPNPENTVSAEDAQDLKSIEAKFQISFKTKAAENIFGDNGDLWLGYTQSSRWQVYNEDESRPFRETNYEPEVSLMFRTNYNLLGLNGRLLGLTFNHQSNGRADPLSRSWNRIIMNVGLERENFALMLRPWYRIEENASDDNNADIDDYIGRGDLTAFYRWKDHDFSLMLRHSLKGGDDSHGAAQFDWAFPISGKLRGHFQLFDGYGESLIDYNHRATYVGLGVSLMNWY; this is encoded by the coding sequence ATGTCGTTCAAAGCCTTTGAACGGCCCTCACTTCAGCTGGGTATCCTTGCGATACTTGGCGTGGTGGTGGTGTCTACAAGCCATGCGGAAGATCCTGCGGCGGCTAAACCTGCGAGTGCACAAGCATGTGTAGGACTTGCTTCCAATGCAGATCGTCTGGCCTGTTATGATGCATTGTTTGTGGTACCCGAAGCAGAAAAACCTTTAGTGGTGGCTCAACGCAAAGCAGTAGAAGATCCAAAAATTGATCCGAATGTTTCATTGCTGGACCGCCGTTGGGAGCTTTCTCCAGAAAGCAAGCTCGGTACATGGAATATTCGTGCGCACCAGCCAGTCTATTTGCTGCCAGCTTATTGGACCAGCGATAAAAATGAAACACCTTCGAGTCCAAATCCTGAAAATACAGTCTCTGCAGAAGATGCACAGGACCTTAAGTCAATTGAAGCCAAGTTCCAGATTTCCTTTAAAACCAAAGCGGCAGAAAATATATTTGGTGATAATGGCGACCTATGGTTAGGTTATACCCAGTCGTCACGCTGGCAGGTATATAACGAAGATGAATCCCGTCCGTTTCGGGAAACTAATTATGAACCTGAAGTCAGCCTGATGTTCCGCACGAATTATAATTTGCTAGGTTTAAACGGCCGGTTACTGGGTTTGACTTTTAATCACCAGTCTAACGGCCGTGCAGATCCTTTATCGCGTAGCTGGAACCGTATCATTATGAATGTCGGGCTTGAGCGTGAAAATTTTGCTCTTATGCTGCGACCTTGGTACCGTATTGAGGAAAATGCAAGTGATGACAACAATGCAGATATTGATGACTACATCGGCCGTGGAGATTTAACGGCCTTCTATCGCTGGAAAGATCACGATTTCTCTTTGATGTTGCGGCACTCTTTAAAAGGAGGCGATGACTCACATGGTGCTGCCCAATTTGACTGGGCATTCCCGATTAGCGGCAAATTGCGTGGACATTTTCAATTGTTTGATGGTTATGGCGAGAGCTTGATTGATTATAATCACCGTGCTACCTATGTGGGTCTGGGTGTTTCACTCATGAACTGGTACTAG